In Rhipicephalus microplus isolate Deutch F79 chromosome 7, USDA_Rmic, whole genome shotgun sequence, one genomic interval encodes:
- the LOC119180432 gene encoding dehydrogenase/reductase SDR family protein 7-like isoform X2 yields MLRHFQGSSSGRTAMSGVFHWFRLLAGGICLPLVFPYIVYRLYRLRWRSLKTSCLQDKVVLITGASSGLGEALAHKFFAAGCKVILASRRVTELERVKDDLMQSVPPSGHHVPAVLQLDLADLSTITEKAQQALRIHDRIDILVNSGGISYRGEACDTSVEVDVKLMMVNYFGHVALTKAILPSMIDMRDGTIVAISSVQGKIGLPFRSAYAASKHATQAFFDSLLAEVAQYDVHVCIVSPGYIRTNLSMNALTGTGAVYGVMDETTATGMAPEDVADIVVEAVVNKRTDVVIAGFIPRLVLLMRVLTPWLYFAIMKGRAKRLRLQQRRVQ; encoded by the exons ATGCTCCGGCATTTTCAGGGCTCCAGCAGCGGCCGGACTGCGATGTCCGGGGTTTTCCACTGGTTTCGTTTGCTGGCCGGAGGCATTTGCCTGCCTCTGGTATTTCCGTACATCGTCTACAGGCTGTACAGGCTACGCTGGCGATCGCTGAAGACCAGTTGCCTCCAGGACAAGGTGGTTCTCATCACTGGAGCGAGCTCGGGACTTGGAGAAG CATTGGCACACAAGTTCTTTGCTGCTGGCTGCAAGGTGATTCTTGCGTCCCGTCGTGTTACTGAGCTCGAAAGAGTCAAAGATGACCTCATGCAGTCTGTGCCG CCCTCGGGGCACCACGTACCAGCTGTGCTGCAGCTCGACTTGGCGGACCTGTCGACCATCACAGAAAAGGCTCAGCAAGCGTTGCGCATCCACGACCGTATCGACATTCTCGTCAACAGCGGTGGCATCAGCTACCGCGGAGAGGCCTGCGACACGTCGGTCGAGGTGGACGTCAAGCTTATGATGGTCAACTACTTTGGACACGTCGCGCTTACCAAAG caatacTGCCCAGCATGATCGACATGAGAGACGGAACCATTGTTGCCATCAGCAGCGTGCAGGGAAAGATTGGCCTACCTTTTCGCTCAGCCT ACGCGGCATCGAAACATGCGACCCAGGCCTTCTTTGACAGCTTGCTGGCTGAGGTGGCGCAGTATGACGTCCACGTCTGCATCGTCTCTCCGGGCTACATTCGCACCAACCTCTCGATGAACGCGCTCACTGGCACTGGGGCAGTCTACGGCG TGATGGACGAAACCACTGCCACCGGTATGGCCCCCGAGGACGTGGCGGACATCGTCGTGGAGGCCGTGGTGAACAAGAGGACGGACGTGGTGATCGCCGGCTTCATCCCGCGCCTCGTGCTTCTCATGCGGGTGCTCACGCCTTGGCTCTACTTCGCCATCATGAAGGGGCGAGCCAAGCGGTTGCGTCTGCAGCAGCGTCGGGTCCAATAG
- the LOC119180432 gene encoding dehydrogenase/reductase SDR family protein 7-like isoform X3 — protein sequence MSGVFHWFRLLAGGICLPLVFPYIVYRLYRLRWRSLKTSCLQDKVVLITGASSGLGEALAHKFFAAGCKVILASRRVTELERVKDDLMQSVPQPSGHHVPAVLQLDLADLSTITEKAQQALRIHDRIDILVNSGGISYRGEACDTSVEVDVKLMMVNYFGHVALTKAILPSMIDMRDGTIVAISSVQGKIGLPFRSAYAASKHATQAFFDSLLAEVAQYDVHVCIVSPGYIRTNLSMNALTGTGAVYGVMDETTATGMAPEDVADIVVEAVVNKRTDVVIAGFIPRLVLLMRVLTPWLYFAIMKGRAKRLRLQQRRVQ from the exons ATGTCCGGGGTTTTCCACTGGTTTCGTTTGCTGGCCGGAGGCATTTGCCTGCCTCTGGTATTTCCGTACATCGTCTACAGGCTGTACAGGCTACGCTGGCGATCGCTGAAGACCAGTTGCCTCCAGGACAAGGTGGTTCTCATCACTGGAGCGAGCTCGGGACTTGGAGAAG CATTGGCACACAAGTTCTTTGCTGCTGGCTGCAAGGTGATTCTTGCGTCCCGTCGTGTTACTGAGCTCGAAAGAGTCAAAGATGACCTCATGCAGTCTGTGCCG CAGCCCTCGGGGCACCACGTACCAGCTGTGCTGCAGCTCGACTTGGCGGACCTGTCGACCATCACAGAAAAGGCTCAGCAAGCGTTGCGCATCCACGACCGTATCGACATTCTCGTCAACAGCGGTGGCATCAGCTACCGCGGAGAGGCCTGCGACACGTCGGTCGAGGTGGACGTCAAGCTTATGATGGTCAACTACTTTGGACACGTCGCGCTTACCAAAG caatacTGCCCAGCATGATCGACATGAGAGACGGAACCATTGTTGCCATCAGCAGCGTGCAGGGAAAGATTGGCCTACCTTTTCGCTCAGCCT ACGCGGCATCGAAACATGCGACCCAGGCCTTCTTTGACAGCTTGCTGGCTGAGGTGGCGCAGTATGACGTCCACGTCTGCATCGTCTCTCCGGGCTACATTCGCACCAACCTCTCGATGAACGCGCTCACTGGCACTGGGGCAGTCTACGGCG TGATGGACGAAACCACTGCCACCGGTATGGCCCCCGAGGACGTGGCGGACATCGTCGTGGAGGCCGTGGTGAACAAGAGGACGGACGTGGTGATCGCCGGCTTCATCCCGCGCCTCGTGCTTCTCATGCGGGTGCTCACGCCTTGGCTCTACTTCGCCATCATGAAGGGGCGAGCCAAGCGGTTGCGTCTGCAGCAGCGTCGGGTCCAATAG
- the LOC119180432 gene encoding dehydrogenase/reductase SDR family protein 7-like isoform X1: MLRHFQGSSSGRTAMSGVFHWFRLLAGGICLPLVFPYIVYRLYRLRWRSLKTSCLQDKVVLITGASSGLGEALAHKFFAAGCKVILASRRVTELERVKDDLMQSVPQPSGHHVPAVLQLDLADLSTITEKAQQALRIHDRIDILVNSGGISYRGEACDTSVEVDVKLMMVNYFGHVALTKAILPSMIDMRDGTIVAISSVQGKIGLPFRSAYAASKHATQAFFDSLLAEVAQYDVHVCIVSPGYIRTNLSMNALTGTGAVYGVMDETTATGMAPEDVADIVVEAVVNKRTDVVIAGFIPRLVLLMRVLTPWLYFAIMKGRAKRLRLQQRRVQ; this comes from the exons ATGCTCCGGCATTTTCAGGGCTCCAGCAGCGGCCGGACTGCGATGTCCGGGGTTTTCCACTGGTTTCGTTTGCTGGCCGGAGGCATTTGCCTGCCTCTGGTATTTCCGTACATCGTCTACAGGCTGTACAGGCTACGCTGGCGATCGCTGAAGACCAGTTGCCTCCAGGACAAGGTGGTTCTCATCACTGGAGCGAGCTCGGGACTTGGAGAAG CATTGGCACACAAGTTCTTTGCTGCTGGCTGCAAGGTGATTCTTGCGTCCCGTCGTGTTACTGAGCTCGAAAGAGTCAAAGATGACCTCATGCAGTCTGTGCCG CAGCCCTCGGGGCACCACGTACCAGCTGTGCTGCAGCTCGACTTGGCGGACCTGTCGACCATCACAGAAAAGGCTCAGCAAGCGTTGCGCATCCACGACCGTATCGACATTCTCGTCAACAGCGGTGGCATCAGCTACCGCGGAGAGGCCTGCGACACGTCGGTCGAGGTGGACGTCAAGCTTATGATGGTCAACTACTTTGGACACGTCGCGCTTACCAAAG caatacTGCCCAGCATGATCGACATGAGAGACGGAACCATTGTTGCCATCAGCAGCGTGCAGGGAAAGATTGGCCTACCTTTTCGCTCAGCCT ACGCGGCATCGAAACATGCGACCCAGGCCTTCTTTGACAGCTTGCTGGCTGAGGTGGCGCAGTATGACGTCCACGTCTGCATCGTCTCTCCGGGCTACATTCGCACCAACCTCTCGATGAACGCGCTCACTGGCACTGGGGCAGTCTACGGCG TGATGGACGAAACCACTGCCACCGGTATGGCCCCCGAGGACGTGGCGGACATCGTCGTGGAGGCCGTGGTGAACAAGAGGACGGACGTGGTGATCGCCGGCTTCATCCCGCGCCTCGTGCTTCTCATGCGGGTGCTCACGCCTTGGCTCTACTTCGCCATCATGAAGGGGCGAGCCAAGCGGTTGCGTCTGCAGCAGCGTCGGGTCCAATAG
- the LOC119179001 gene encoding thioredoxin, mitochondrial, translated as MSRRTNMALARASLRLCCRFTSARCLSTTQAWRAQFSIQDKEDFKSKVLDSKKPVVVNFRATWCGPCKMLTPRLEAAVDARGDKLDLAKVDIDEQADLAFQYEVEAVPAVIMFKDGQVTDRFLGLKDKDQIESFLDKAVGS; from the exons ATGAGCAGACGAACAAACATGGCGCTCGCCCGTGCATCGCTCCGTTTGTGCTGCCGTTTCACTTCCGCGAGATGTCTATCCACGACGCAGGCTTGGAGAGCGCAGTTCTCGATTCAAGACAAGGAAGACTTCAAGTCTAAGGTGCTCGACAGCAAGAAACCCGTCGTGGTCAACTTTCGCGCCAC CTGGTGCGGGCCGTGCAAGATGCTCACCCCTCGCCTGGAGGCAGCGGTGGACGCAAGGGGCGACAAGTTGGACCTCGCCAAAGTGGACATTGACGAGCAGGCTGACCTCGCCTTTCAGTACGAG GTCGAAGCTGTTCCTGCTGTGATCATGTTCAAAGACGGCCAGGTGACGGACCGCTTCTTGGGTCTCAAAGACAAGGACCAGATCGAAAGCTTTCTGGACAAGGCTGTCGGGTCATGA